From Myxococcus stipitatus, the proteins below share one genomic window:
- a CDS encoding TIM44-like domain-containing protein codes for MSAPRTVLHRLAPWAPSLALVALALPLEALARGGGGEHYSRPQSDSRNGGGGGDGLPIWLLFEVVRLVFRYPKVTLPLLVLGGVAYWLYKRNLHPDATTRRALDQYEAEQRTLVSSRDVSGWVNALKLKDPSFELEPVLDKARRLFLDLQQAWFLRDMTPVRPFLSDATWQRFDVQLKLLDSQGIRDAITDIEVGDVRLIGLTQSEWFDSIQVRVHARMRDTDVPARFTDAQATDAARKAPLEAFTEVWTFVRKPGAQTRIGEDLFQGKCPNCGAPYKGGAANRCEFCDAVVNSGNYDWTLSEITQGVEHTRYHRTVDGLMQARQADPALNLEVLEDRASLLFWKWISAQSQGDTRGLAKVATAQAVQGLDSELEGLRRQGRRRVFLECAVGSADVRALEVDPSGYDRAHVEIRWSARMGVGPVGERPPQLPTVPQRFVFTLVRKHGATTNTANGMSTNRCPQCNAPLTNSAATTCDFCGTQLASGERDWVLASALPFEAWNANQGRPYSPGPRRNTVRSAPVSQPIAPSGAEGSDVVMDVQERQRLLYMMAAVAAADGTVTSAERKLLKLCSERWGVDWANVEMALNAGPQLFDRLVTRGSPEAEVFLRNIVEMALVDGRIDRKERRMLESAAAHLGLQEQLASMLSGQ; via the coding sequence ATGTCCGCGCCGCGCACCGTGCTCCATCGACTGGCCCCGTGGGCCCCTTCCCTGGCCCTGGTGGCCCTCGCCCTCCCGCTGGAGGCCCTCGCCCGGGGCGGCGGCGGTGAGCACTACTCGAGGCCCCAGTCGGACAGCCGCAACGGCGGCGGAGGCGGCGACGGGCTGCCCATCTGGCTCCTCTTCGAGGTCGTCCGGCTCGTCTTCCGCTACCCGAAGGTGACGCTCCCGCTCCTCGTCCTGGGCGGCGTCGCCTACTGGCTCTACAAGCGCAACCTGCACCCGGACGCCACCACGCGCCGGGCCCTCGACCAGTACGAGGCCGAGCAGCGCACCCTGGTGTCCTCGCGGGACGTCTCCGGCTGGGTCAACGCGCTGAAGCTCAAGGACCCGTCGTTCGAGCTCGAGCCCGTGCTGGACAAGGCGCGCCGCCTCTTCCTCGACCTGCAGCAGGCGTGGTTCCTGCGCGACATGACACCGGTGCGGCCCTTCCTGTCGGACGCGACGTGGCAGCGCTTCGACGTGCAGCTGAAGCTGCTCGACTCGCAGGGCATCCGCGACGCCATCACCGACATCGAGGTCGGCGACGTGCGGCTCATCGGCCTGACGCAGAGCGAGTGGTTCGACAGCATCCAGGTCCGCGTCCACGCGCGGATGCGGGACACGGACGTGCCCGCGCGCTTCACGGACGCCCAGGCCACGGACGCCGCGCGCAAGGCGCCGCTGGAGGCCTTCACGGAGGTCTGGACCTTCGTGCGCAAGCCCGGCGCCCAGACGCGCATCGGCGAGGACCTGTTCCAGGGCAAGTGCCCCAACTGCGGCGCGCCGTACAAGGGCGGCGCCGCCAACCGCTGCGAGTTCTGCGACGCGGTGGTGAACTCCGGCAACTACGACTGGACCCTCTCCGAAATCACCCAGGGCGTGGAGCACACGCGCTACCACCGCACGGTGGACGGGCTGATGCAGGCCCGCCAGGCCGACCCGGCGCTCAACCTGGAGGTCCTCGAGGACCGCGCGTCGCTCCTGTTCTGGAAGTGGATCTCCGCGCAGAGCCAGGGCGACACCCGGGGGCTCGCCAAGGTGGCCACGGCCCAGGCCGTCCAGGGCCTCGACTCGGAGCTGGAGGGGCTGCGGCGCCAGGGCCGTCGCCGCGTCTTCCTGGAGTGCGCGGTGGGCTCCGCGGACGTGCGCGCCCTGGAGGTGGACCCGAGCGGCTACGACCGGGCCCACGTGGAGATCCGCTGGAGCGCCCGCATGGGCGTGGGCCCCGTCGGGGAGCGCCCGCCCCAGCTGCCCACCGTGCCCCAGCGCTTCGTCTTCACCCTGGTGCGCAAGCACGGCGCGACGACGAACACCGCCAACGGCATGTCCACCAACCGCTGCCCCCAGTGCAACGCGCCCCTCACGAACAGCGCCGCCACCACGTGCGACTTCTGCGGCACGCAGCTGGCCAGCGGCGAGCGCGACTGGGTGCTCGCCTCCGCCCTGCCCTTCGAGGCCTGGAACGCGAACCAGGGCCGTCCGTACAGCCCAGGCCCGCGCCGCAACACCGTGCGGAGCGCGCCGGTGTCCCAGCCCATTGCTCCCTCCGGCGCGGAGGGCTCCGACGTGGTGATGGATGTCCAGGAGCGGCAGCGGCTGCTCTACATGATGGCCGCCGTCGCCGCCGCGGACGGCACCGTCACCAGCGCCGAGCGCAAGCTGCTCAAGCTGTGCTCGGAGCGCTGGGGCGTGGACTGGGCCAACGTGGAGATGGCCCTGAACGCGGGCCCCCAGCTCTTCGACCGGCTCGTCACCCGGGGCAGCCCGGAGGCGGAGGTCTTCCTGCGCAACATCGTCGAGATGGCGCTCGTCGACGGCCGCATCGACCGCAAGGAGCGGCGCATGCTGGAGTCCGCCGCCGCCCACCTCGGGCTCCAGGAGCAGCTGGCGTCGATGCTCTCAGGACAGTGA